From the Pseudomonas syringae KCTC 12500 genome, the window TACTCAATCTATTGGTACGTCCAGATTTTGAACAAAAGCCAGTCAATAGTTATATATTCTCGCTAGAAGAACTTGAAAATAACTTACATCCCGCACTACAGAGAAATTTATTCGCTTATTTGGAATCGTTCGCACTTACAAACAAGTGCCATATTTTTATTACAACACATTCCAATGTGGCTATCGACATTTTTGGACATTCTGAGCATTCGCAGATTCTACATATTATGCGGGGCGAAGACGGAATTACAGGTAACACTTATACCGGAGACGCCGTAGGTCACGGAGTCTTGGATGATCTCGGGGTGCGAGCAAGCGATCTATTACAAGCAAATGGATTAATTTGGGTGGAGGGTCCCTCTGATCGTGTATTTCTAAAAAAATGGATTGATTTATGGAGTAACGATGAGCTTAGCGAAGGGCGGCACTATCAGTTTGTATTTTATGGAGGCAGCGTACTTGCGAACATAGATGCACGCTTGCCAGGTAATGACACTAGAGAAGCGATTACTGCATTTAAAATCAACCGAAACTTTGCTTTTGTTTGTGATAGTGATCGTAGAAATTCAAGCGGGTCTTTAAAGCCTCGTGTTGCCCAGCTTATTAAAGAGGTGGCCGAAACGAGCGCAATGGTGTGGGTTACTCGATGCAAGGAAATTGAAAACTATATACCTAAGGAGGCCTTCGAGTCCGCCCATGGTAAAACCAAGCTTGCACAAATTGGTGAATATGAAGCGATCCTTGACTATCTTCAAAAAAACAAAATATCGAGCGCGAAAGAATACACCAACAAGCATAGCAAGGCCTTTGCCTATGCAGCGCACCTGACCAAAGACAACCTGTCGTTTCGCCCGGAGCTGGAAGAGCAAGTCACTGCACTTGTAAAAAAAATACGTACATGGAATAGCTGACGGAGCATGGTCAATGAATAGTTTCCCAAACTGATAACGAGGGTTTAAACGATGTCGTCTCCCGCCGAAATGGAAGCTGCCGAGATCAAGATACTTCTATCTGGAGTAGCGAGGTATGGCAGCGTTTCTATCAATGCTCAGCACTAAGCGCTATCTACTCTGATGTCGACAGGCAGCTTTTGGCCGAAAGCTGCCGTGCGTGACTTTTACCGACCAGTAGCAGGCGCTTGCTTATTCGCCCATAAAGTTAATTGACATATAGTGAGGCTCAATTTCGTTTTCGGCACACCACAAATCAAAACGCTCAATCTCCGATCCGACGTACCCTGTCTCATCGTCATTGGTGATCACGTACGTTTGTGGATGTATTGGCCTGATGTATCCATCATCACGCATAAACTGTCGAGTAATTACTAAAGCCTCAGCCACTTGTTCAATGGTCACTCCATGATTTCGGTTTAGATATTCACTCATGCCGTCATCCAAGGGAAGATATCCTCCTTGCATCGCCATTATATTTATTGCAGATATTTCAGCCTTACCTATCTTCGAAGGCGACCAAAAATTATTATCGCCTCGCACCATATGTTTCTCCTTGAATTCTTCTGTTCTATAAGCCCAACCTGCTGCGTCACCGATTTCCTTTGCCTCTGCAATTAATAGAGGCTGAACACTATCCATATGCAGTCCATCATCCCAAGGCATTTTGGCGTTAAAGTACTCGCCAATTTTTGACCAGATCAATTCTAAAATCAATTTTGCCGAGTTGTGTCTGGTAGAAAATACCGAGACCCATTCATTTTTATTCTGTATGACTAAAAAAGGATTGCCGCAACCTTTTACGAGACAAAAATTATTCGATGTGACAAGTGTGGGGATGCTTGGTATACCCCAGCCGCCTCCGCTTTTCCAAGCTTCTTCAAGAATATCTGAAAATGCAGTTCGAAGACCGTTCTCGGTTTTATATCCTTCGTAACCATGAATTATCGAAATAGGCGACAATGACTCTTGAACAAGTGCATAAAACAATATGCCATCGGCTTTTGATAAGTGGTGCATATCAAGATATTCATCAGGCCCCACTTTGCCAGTCAATTGAGAGAAACGTCGACGCGCATTGGTAATATCTGGCTTGTATCCTTCGTTAATCAATCGATCCTCGAAGTTATCGGCAAATTTTCTTCTGATTTTGGCCAAATGCTGCATAGCGTCAACGTAATCAGCCTTCCGCAGATTTTTCTTGACTTCAAAGATACAAAGAACACTATTTATGTCATATTTTTGCTGCTGCGTAAGTCCATATCTTTCCCCCTCACCATGAACCAACATACAATCGATTTGCTCAGCCAGCATTTCACCTCCAATTGAGATAAAACCTGATACAACACGCAAATCTAAGTGCTTGGGAATGGCGAAATCTTGATATAAACCTTGCTTCGTGATCTCTTCATAGGCAGTACCGAGAGTTGGCATGTGAGGCATATCAAATCCATCGAGCTTTCTTTTCTCGACTTCAATGAATTCTTCAAGAAGCTCCGATGCTTTGCGAATCATATAACCTCCATTGGCAACCCTTTATTCTATAGGCCGTGAAACAGTTTTATCATCGTCGTTCACACATATCGCTCGTGACCAATTAAAGCCCGATATGACCGGCATTGAGCGGCCAAGCAGGGTACCAAAGAATTCCCCCTCCGCTTGGTAGTATCAGATCACCTCCGCTCTCGCAGTTTATCTGTGCAAGGAATTGCATATTATTATTTTTTTATAGCGAACGCATCACTTCTCGCACTAGCTTTTCAAACTCCTCCACTGAGGAGGCCTTGGCATTCAGGGGCCGAATACGAATGAGCTTAGTGTTTGCTGCGCGGAAGATGTAGTCTTTTAGTTGATCATTGGCCTGGGCCTGAGCCCCATCATGGAAAATACTATCAAGCTCTATGAAGTATTTCGGTTCATATCCACTGCCAACATCAAACACCACGCTATCGATAATAGCTTGGAAAAAGTATGCCCTAGCCTTTTCGGACAGTTGACTTTTTATGGACTGATAATCCAATACACAGCTTAATGCAACATTAGGATATGGATGATAGGTAGGAAAAACCCGACGCACTGCCTCATAGAAGTTTTCTTCCTGCTTAGACTTAAATAGACGAATAGTTTTGGACTTGCCGGCCACCACTTCTGTTGAGCGGATTGTCAGGTTCTCACGCAGGCTGGCGGCAACCGTTTCTGGCTTTGTCTGCAAAAAAGACTGAATGATCTGCTTGGCTAAGGGACGGTGTTGATGCGTCTGAGCATAGTTGAGTAGCGCAGAGTGCTTAGTTTCCTGCATTAGCTTCAAACGCTCATCCACAAAACGATCCACAAAGGTCTGGCTGAAGCCGTGCTGACCTAGTTCGATAATCAAGTTAGTGAACTCAAATTGTTTTGCGCGCGCAGCAGGTGGTAAAGGCTCTGCAAAGGTGAAAAACTCAGCCTCAAAGAACGTAGTAACCTGAGATAAAAAAGGGTCCTGCGTCCTCGCCTTCTTGTTCTTGTAGAGGATTTTACCTATCGCTTCCCAGTCTTTTTGGGCCAGCAATTTGTACAGTTGTTCTCTATCATCCATGTGCGCGCTCCAGACTCAATCCTAATCGTGTGCCTAAGATAGGCCCGTAGTGGGCCGGTTACAAACGCCCCATCGAGTAGAGTTGTGGCAAGTCTCTTGCGCGACGAATGGGTTTAGCACTGACTTTCCTCGTTCAGACAGCCGCTTCTGGCCGAAAGCCCCCTTTTGCGAATGGCAGCTTTTGGCCGTTTGCTGTCCTTCGCACCAACCCAATAGGCCCTAGGAAAGGACCACCTTTTCGGGTACTACTAAGTGATAGAGATCCGTTCGATATCAGAAATCAAACTCGAGAGCAACCTTGTTACGTGGTGTGTTCATAGGTGCCACGATCTGCGGTATGCTTGAAGCCTTTATTACGTGGCGCAACCGCTACTGCCACCAACTATGCCACCAACTATGCCATCAATTGAGGCCCCCGAGAATTTCTCACACTGCTGATGAAATTGAGGCTGCAAGGTTGACGATCTCAAAGGTCGAATTGTCGCGAATCACGGTGGTCACCGCTCCCTTCTTCTTTCCCCGGATCAATGCATGTGAAGGGTTCGGAGTGAATGCATTCCCTGGCTGAGCGGGAAGAGGGTCATGTAAAATATCTTGCTTCCAATCAGGAACTATCTGTGCCGTTCTCTTGGGGTTTGTTGGATTTCGAATACCATCACATATGGATATCGATACAATCATGTTTCGACCGTTGGTGACATGCGGCGATAATTCTGGATTAGGCTGAATTTTCTGCCAGTCGCAGGACATGTTAATATCGTTGAAAATTGAGATAGGCAGTTCAGTTTGTCCAATTGGAAAAACCTTTGGGTCCGCGTATCGGTATAAGACCTCGCCGTCTAATATATTACTCATGCCAGAATCTTCCCATAAACTTCTGCAAAGTTTTCTTCAAATACTCCCAAGGCTACTTCAACTTCCTCGAAGTTGCCGTCATTCTCGAATTCAATATCAACAACTTCTGAGTTGTGCAAGTTTATATATGTTGATTTATAAGATTTAAATTCAAGGCTGATGCCTCCACTAGGAATAGGACCCATGATTAATTTCGGATAGATGGGCTTAGCGTGATTGCTGAACAGCCTTCTTTCCAGACCTGCTAAAAATCCTACTGCGACTTCGCTAGTCCGCTCTGTCGGAGCTGCAGCCTCTCCCGAGATCCATGCATTCCCAATTAGTGGCAATTTTTTCAGATACTCTAGGCGAGAATCGATAAGGCTATGGAACTGTAGCTTCCCTTCGGCTACAGCCTTATATTCTTCAAACGAAGTGAAGTTTTCAAAGTATGTCTTTAAATTTTCCTTAGGCAAACAAATGTTTTGGTTCGGTATATATTTTTCAGACCATGGCGTGTCTGCGTGAGAGTACTCAATAAGCTTTCTGGGACCCACGGTGCAAAATGAAATCGTCAAGCCTAATATAAAGGCCGTCATTTTTTCGCTGATGGGCTTGAGCGTTTCCTTGTTGGGCCTATCAATGTCGTGATAGCCAAAGTGTTTGTATTTATGGAATATACTGTAGTTGACTGGTCCATACTTCCACGCTTGAAAATCTTCTTGAAATAAGGCCTCTCCCGACTGCGCTAGGTAAAAGCCCTGAGCGAGGTAGAGTAATTTTTGCAGTTCACGGTTCGTCAAACCGTAAGGGGAAGGGGTATTAGCCAGGATGTGGTCGGCGATTTCAAAAATGGTGGGCATATTATCCTGTTGGCGCGCATTTCGGTCCATGGTTGGTCATAGCATCCTGTGTAAGCCTTGGCTACCTGTCAAGTACAGTATTTCGACTCAATTGAAAATCTCGAGCTCTACACTTCCTCTGTTCCCATAACGGGACATTCGTTAAATGCCTCCCCACAGAAAAGCCCGCCTTGGCGGGCTTTTCTGCGCCTGCTGGACGCCAGAGGGTGGGGGGCTGGCATGCCACGGATAAGGCCGGTGGTGTGGTCATGCGCGCGCCTGCTCAACCTATGGAGGTGTGGCATGAGGGCGAATATGTGTTTTGACGCCCACTAATAAGCACCGACTGGCTGCATTCGACCCTAAGCTGACTGTGGCGACAGGTGGAAGTCGGCCCCGAACAGACATTCAAGAGGGGACATCATTGGGATAGCTACGAAGCACCTCATAGGTCAATCCAGCCTCAAAATATGATGCTCTCCATTCGAGCGATCCTGCATGTGACTCGCACAGCAAGCGAGCGATACATCCTGCTTCACCCATTGAAATCTCTTCCACTTCCGCGATATCTCCAGGAGCCGCCTCCCGGGAGTTCAACCAATCAGAGAGCACTACCTTTGCTTGGTCAACATCGATCAGCTTTATGATGTCGCCTTTGGAAAGTGTCATGACGTCTCGCCTAAAATTGTGCCGGTATCTGGTTTGTAAACGCGCTTGGATATTTGCGAAAGGGCTGCTTTTGGCCGCTAGCAGCCATCGTACACGGTTGCCCGTAGGGCACAGAGGCAACGGCAACGTTACACAGTTCCGTATTGTTACATCACATACACAGAAACTCCCGATGAAGTGTTACAGATATTTTATCCTTATTTTTCATATAGTTAATAATGATCGCTACACCTGAAACACCAGTTACACCGCATTTGAAGGGTCTGGCCCCCGTCCCCCTATGAAGTGAGCCCCATCAGCGAATGGAATCCGGCATAAGCCGGGGGACCCTGAGGACTTCCGCTGCATACGGGGCAGGGAACCCGCGCATCTTGAGTAGCTAACGTTTCGTCAGCTTAGTGAACAGGTGAACCTGGTGAACGACGGTTCACCCCTGGCTTTTCCCATCGTCCGGTAGGTTGGCGGGGACCCTGGGTGTTTCGGAAGGATACGGGACGAAGAACCCGCGCGTTCGTGTTAGCGGCTGGATTTTTAAAGTTGGTTGACAGGTTGACGGAGTTGACCCGGTTGACAAGCGCCATGCGTGCGTTATCAGCAACACAGAAGGGCATCTTTACCAGCACGGTAACGATGACCTTTTTTCTTCAAGATCTTTCAATTTCAACGTTGAAATTTCAGTAAGCTGGGAAGCCTGTCGCTACCACGATGTCGCAGGTTTCATGCCCCGTGTCCCTCGAATGCCGCCAGGGTCCCCGGCGTTAATCCTCTGGGAATGGCGAGGTTGACTAGCTGACTTCAAGTGACTCGAAAGCTCCTCCTGTAGCCTCTCCGGAGGAAATACAAACTTTGAACGGGTACCAAGAGTCCTCCAAGTACCATCCCTCCCCCGTAATGAACCCATCCGCGAGCGAAACTTGGATATACCTAATTCCATCTAAAGACAAACGCTCAGTGCATCAGACCTCAGCCTCTCCTTTGAAAAGCCTAAGCCACAGCCCATTTGAAACGAGGGTGCTACCCAGCTCTGGGATGCTGATCAAATTCTCAATATCGCCACCGAAGTGCTTTACGAGCAGTCCGTTACGAACGTCTACGATGTAACCCTGACCACCGGCAACTACGATCACATGAAAAGTTGATTCCACTTCCAACACGCAGTTGAAGCGGCAAAACCCGGGTTGGAAGTTTCCCACCCAAGAAGGCATCCCTTCCGGCAAGAACCTGATAACGATCCCCTCACTATGCTGCCCTTGGCCGGTTGCACTGAACTGGAGAGGAAGAGGGCCATCACCCGGCAGCCCAGGAAGAAGCTGATGATGCGGAGTATCGGTCATAAATTTACCCGGCTGCGGAGTTTATTTCAGTCGAATCATGACACTACCTGCCCCTCCGTTACAGAGGCGTGACCTTCCAAAGGTGCGGGGCCGCTTCGTTTACCAGCAACATATAGCGACGGAATATCTTGCCGTAGATGTCCTCCAGGTATCGCCGCAGGTAGCACTGGATACCCTGGATGGAATGCAGGATTCATCACCCTTGCTCTCGCCTCACTGGCGGCAGAAGGTAGCGCCGTGTATGCCCACGTGTATGCCTAACCGAAGCACCACCAAAAAACCCAATAAATACGGGGCTCTTACTGCCCAGTTCAAACGACGCCTGGTTTTGCACTCTGGATATGTCTTGAGTTATGGACAGTCTATGAAATACCCGAAGCCCGCCTTATGCGCGCTTTGTTGTTTCTGACTTTTGGTGCCGGATGAGGTCGTCATGTGCGTTCCGCACGTCATCGGCGAGAAGATGTTGGTCCAGCAAATGGCCCAAGCGAACAAGGAACTGAAAGCGGGCATCGAGGTACGCATGCTCGCCCCCCCCAACCGATGTCAGCAAAAGCCTCGGTATGTTTGACGCCCTGAAAGGTTTCGAAGATGCAGCAGCACTGGCACACCGCTCACCGCTTTTCTCACAGCCCCAGGAAAAAGATGTATTTATTTTCATACACAATTCGAAACACCTCATCCCTATAAATCCGAACCTCTCAGACAATACAACCGGACATATTGTCGCACCCAAAAAAATGGCTTGCGGTTGTGATGAATCGTTTCATCTGGCATAAAAGGTCGGCTTCGGGCTCGAAAATCTAGAAAAACATAGATTAATGGGTCGACGATAGCTGCTCCAATGTCTGACCCCGCGCGTCAAATAATCAAGCCAGTTTTGCTCGCTGCCCGAAGCGGATGCCTGTGCTATCCAATCTGTCTTTCAACCTCATCGAGGCCATTCCTACGGCGCGCCCAAACGTCGTGCAACAAAAAGGACCGGAAAATTGAGCGATCAATCCACTCCGAACACTCCACTCGTTAGATTCTGCGACAAAGTTGGTATTCCCTATCCCATGTTCTGGGGTTTTGTCGGCCTGTTGATCTTCATGATCGGCGATGGCGTAGAACTCGGATACCTCTCGCCCTTCCTCAGTGAACGCGGCATGCCCGGCGATGAAGTCGCCATGATCTTCACCATCTATGGCGTCACGGTCGGTATTTCATCGTGGCTCGCCGGCGCGCTCTCCAATATCTGGGGCCCGAAACGGGTGATGTTCCTGGGATTGATTATCTGGAGCGTGTTCGAAGTGCTCTTCCTGGTCTACGGGCTGCAGGAATTGAGCTATTCCATGATTCTGCTGACCTATGGTTTGCGCGGTTTCGGTTATCCGCTCTTCGCCTACGGTTTCCTGGTCTGGATCGCGGCTTCCACGCCGTCCCGCAAGATGGGCATGGCCGTAGGCTGGTTCTGGGTGGCTTACGCCGCGGGCCTGCCAATGCTGGGCTCTCTGGTGGCGAGCATCGCTATTCCGCTGATTGGCGCATTGCTGACCTTCTGGCTGTCCTTCGCGCTTGTGGTCATCGGTGGTGTGATTGGTCTGGTCGGGATGCGCGAAGCTCATGGCATGCGCCGACTGGCACCGGAAGGCGAGCGTCCGCTGGTGTCGATGGCCAAGAACATCACCATCATGTGGACCCGTCCCAAAGTGTCATTGGCCGGTATCGTCCGCGTCATCAACACCTCGTCGATGTTTGGCTTTCTGGTGGTCATGCCAGGGTTCTTCATGCAAACCGTTGGCTTCACCCTGGAAGAATGGCTGCGCCTGCTGACCATCGTGTTTGTGTTCAACATCATCGGCAATCTGGGCTCCAGCGTCATCAGCACCAAGATCGGTTATCGCAACACGATCCTGTGGTTTGGCGCAGTGGGCAGCACGATCAGCACGCCGCTGTTCTTCTTCATGCCACAGGCGTTTCCGAACGACTTCCTGATCGCCTCGATCTTCGGCGCCTTCTACGGCCTGACCCTGGCGTGCTTCGTGCCGCTGTCGGCGCTTGCACCTGCTTTGGCACCGAACAACAAAGCGGCTGCCTTGTCGGTGTTGAGTCTGGGTGCAGGCGCGTCGACGTGGGTTGGCCCGGCTGTTGTTGCGATCTTCAATGAAAGTTACGGCATTGAAGGCGTGGTCTGGGCGTTCTCCGGGTTGTACGCACTGAGTGCTGTGCTGACCGTATTCCTGAAAGATCCGGAGCCGGTGCATGACCCGATTCTGATCAAGATCAAGCGTCGGATCAAAGTGTTCGCGCCGCGTCTGGATTATCGTTGGGCTCACGCTGAGGACCCGAAGCAAAGCCAAAGCTGATTTAGAGCCCCAGGCTTTGCAGGAAAGAGCCGCCGCAGACTGCACACGCACTCTGCGGCGGCTTGGTTTTATTTGTGTGATTCACGCCAGGGCACTCTGTTGAAATCTAGATGTGTTTTGGACAGTGGACTGAAATGCCCGAAGCCCGCCTTGTGCGGTTTTTTTGTTTTTAATGCGCTGGAAAAACGGGGCTGAACATGCAACGGACGCGATCTATTTCAGTGACACGCGCACCCATTTGCAAGGGAAACACCGCACCCGACTCCGCAGAATGCCGTCAGCGTGAAAGCATCTTGTCGAGGAACTCCAGGCGCTGCTACCTGAACGCATTGGAGTCGAGATCTAGGACTCATCGGCTATAAAACCGTTGTCGCATACAATGCCATCGTATGCGCTGAGGATCAGGTGTTCTGAATGAATAAAGATAGCGTGGACTATGAACTGCTGAACGACATCGTCAAGTGTATTCAAGAAGTGTTTGAATTCAGCAAGGATGCATTTGAAACTCTCAGCCTGGCCACTGATATTAATCGTGAGCTGGGCATCGAAGGGGATGATGCCAATGAGCTGATGCCCGAGTTCTTTGAGCGTTTTTCCATAAATATAGATAACTATGATCCCTACAGGTATTTTGTACCTGAGGGATATGATTTTTTTTCCTTCAGGCGAAGCAAGGACAGGCGCGGCAAGATTCCTATAACGTTGGGCATGCTTTATTTGGCTGCTAAAGCAAAAGTCTGGAACACACAGGAATTAGAAAGCGTAGACTTTAGCCCTGCTCCGCTTTATAACTGCACGTCTGAGATTCCTTTGGAAGGTTATAGGATCAGAAAAAAATAGAGCTTCTTACCCGCTAATTATCGAGCATTTTTAGTTGCAAAAATCAATGTAGTGGGTGCGAGCTTCGGCTGCTCGATAAGATTCGCGCAATGGTGTGAAGTGAGTGCAGTCTAAACCAGCCCACCTTGTGTGATTAAACGGGCCCCCAGGGTAATCAGGGAGACAGAGCCTAGTGTCGCGAAGCCATCTGATGAACTAAAAAAGTAGCCCGCGATGACAGCTTGGGCCTGGGACTTGTATGTCCCAACAAGGTTTCACCGTTCAGGCCCATTGCCTCACAAGCGGTTAAACCCCAACCCCCTCACCGCAACAACCCAGCAACCCCAACCATCTTCACCCCCCACTCCACCCGCTCCGGAATACCCTGAATCAACACCCCCCGATCCTCCCCCAACAGCGCTCTAAGCTGATGGGGAGCGAACACCAGATCAATGAATTGGCGGGCCAGTGCGTCAGGGTCAGTGGGCTGGTCCGGGCCCGCCAAGATCGCC encodes:
- a CDS encoding ATP-dependent nuclease; protein product: MTIDTGFHLKNYKSFGPTGARLANIKPINVIVGRNNIGKSALLHSLDFLCSDRINHTNIASSIEITQSLDDKSLMQVFPPNTSRGELGGNHWDDHGVKFIGASFTWKEIYENLIEFIGTDASASQIEKEYISRIHPTSALRSFIHVKLDADRDVTPESIDESMLLSSGGIGATRIIHKYLQHVGFDRSVIQTTLLAALNQIFSPDIEFNEIATRFHSESNQWEIFLGEASKGPIALSASGSGLKTVILTLLNLLVRPDFEQKPVNSYIFSLEELENNLHPALQRNLFAYLESFALTNKCHIFITTHSNVAIDIFGHSEHSQILHIMRGEDGITGNTYTGDAVGHGVLDDLGVRASDLLQANGLIWVEGPSDRVFLKKWIDLWSNDELSEGRHYQFVFYGGSVLANIDARLPGNDTREAITAFKINRNFAFVCDSDRRNSSGSLKPRVAQLIKEVAETSAMVWVTRCKEIENYIPKEAFESAHGKTKLAQIGEYEAILDYLQKNKISSAKEYTNKHSKAFAYAAHLTKDNLSFRPELEEQVTALVKKIRTWNS
- a CDS encoding DUF6602 domain-containing protein yields the protein MIRKASELLEEFIEVEKRKLDGFDMPHMPTLGTAYEEITKQGLYQDFAIPKHLDLRVVSGFISIGGEMLAEQIDCMLVHGEGERYGLTQQQKYDINSVLCIFEVKKNLRKADYVDAMQHLAKIRRKFADNFEDRLINEGYKPDITNARRRFSQLTGKVGPDEYLDMHHLSKADGILFYALVQESLSPISIIHGYEGYKTENGLRTAFSDILEEAWKSGGGWGIPSIPTLVTSNNFCLVKGCGNPFLVIQNKNEWVSVFSTRHNSAKLILELIWSKIGEYFNAKMPWDDGLHMDSVQPLLIAEAKEIGDAAGWAYRTEEFKEKHMVRGDNNFWSPSKIGKAEISAINIMAMQGGYLPLDDGMSEYLNRNHGVTIEQVAEALVITRQFMRDDGYIRPIHPQTYVITNDDETGYVGSEIERFDLWCAENEIEPHYMSINFMGE
- a CDS encoding DUF2726 domain-containing protein, coding for MDDREQLYKLLAQKDWEAIGKILYKNKKARTQDPFLSQVTTFFEAEFFTFAEPLPPAARAKQFEFTNLIIELGQHGFSQTFVDRFVDERLKLMQETKHSALLNYAQTHQHRPLAKQIIQSFLQTKPETVAASLRENLTIRSTEVVAGKSKTIRLFKSKQEENFYEAVRRVFPTYHPYPNVALSCVLDYQSIKSQLSEKARAYFFQAIIDSVVFDVGSGYEPKYFIELDSIFHDGAQAQANDQLKDYIFRAANTKLIRIRPLNAKASSVEEFEKLVREVMRSL
- a CDS encoding Panacea domain-containing protein — translated: MDRNARQQDNMPTIFEIADHILANTPSPYGLTNRELQKLLYLAQGFYLAQSGEALFQEDFQAWKYGPVNYSIFHKYKHFGYHDIDRPNKETLKPISEKMTAFILGLTISFCTVGPRKLIEYSHADTPWSEKYIPNQNICLPKENLKTYFENFTSFEEYKAVAEGKLQFHSLIDSRLEYLKKLPLIGNAWISGEAAAPTERTSEVAVGFLAGLERRLFSNHAKPIYPKLIMGPIPSGGISLEFKSYKSTYINLHNSEVVDIEFENDGNFEEVEVALGVFEENFAEVYGKILA
- a CDS encoding MFS transporter — encoded protein: MSDQSTPNTPLVRFCDKVGIPYPMFWGFVGLLIFMIGDGVELGYLSPFLSERGMPGDEVAMIFTIYGVTVGISSWLAGALSNIWGPKRVMFLGLIIWSVFEVLFLVYGLQELSYSMILLTYGLRGFGYPLFAYGFLVWIAASTPSRKMGMAVGWFWVAYAAGLPMLGSLVASIAIPLIGALLTFWLSFALVVIGGVIGLVGMREAHGMRRLAPEGERPLVSMAKNITIMWTRPKVSLAGIVRVINTSSMFGFLVVMPGFFMQTVGFTLEEWLRLLTIVFVFNIIGNLGSSVISTKIGYRNTILWFGAVGSTISTPLFFFMPQAFPNDFLIASIFGAFYGLTLACFVPLSALAPALAPNNKAAALSVLSLGAGASTWVGPAVVAIFNESYGIEGVVWAFSGLYALSAVLTVFLKDPEPVHDPILIKIKRRIKVFAPRLDYRWAHAEDPKQSQS
- a CDS encoding DUF1493 family protein, which codes for MNKDSVDYELLNDIVKCIQEVFEFSKDAFETLSLATDINRELGIEGDDANELMPEFFERFSINIDNYDPYRYFVPEGYDFFSFRRSKDRRGKIPITLGMLYLAAKAKVWNTQELESVDFSPAPLYNCTSEIPLEGYRIRKK